In a single window of the Salvelinus namaycush isolate Seneca chromosome 18, SaNama_1.0, whole genome shotgun sequence genome:
- the LOC120063567 gene encoding probable G-protein coupled receptor 21, with amino-acid sequence MNSSSSDVNQSSSPFCLLGLGYSHTLNICVLEAAVILFLTILIISGNLVVIVVFHCAPLLHHHTTSHFIQTMAYADLLVGVSCLVPSLSLLHYLKGLDEELTCQVFGYLVSVLKSVSMVSLACISVDRYIAITQPFSYATLVTPCRLRVCIGLIWLYSALIFLPSFFGWGKPGYHGDIFRWCATSWQTDPGFSSFIAAMLYAPAALTVCFTYGNIFRICRQHTREITQRHARFGPQESERGERGEGCPDKRYAMVLFRITSVFYVLWMPYILYFLLESAGLYRHLVASFLTTWLAISNSFCNCLIYSLSNSVFRKGLGRLFRQLCSPCQGLGCCMEGKKGPALPRPRPAPACHV; translated from the coding sequence ATGAACTCTTCCTCGTCCGATGTGAACCAAAGCAGCTCTCCTTTCTGCCTGCTGGGCCTGGGCTACTCCCATACCCTCAACATTTGCGTGCTGGAGGCGGCCGTCATTCTCTTCCTCACTATCCTCATCATCAGCGGCAACCTGGTGGTGATCGTCGTGTTCCACTGTGCTCCGCTgctccaccaccacaccaccagccACTTCATCCAGACCATGGCCTATGCAGACCTCCTGGTGGGGGTGAGCTGCCTGGTGCCCTCCCTGTCCCTGCTCCACTACCTCAAGGGGTTGGATGAGGAGCTCACCTGTCAGGTGTTCGGCTACCTGGTGTCCGTGCTGAAGAGCGTGTCCATGGTGTCTCTTGCGTGTATTAGTGTTGACCGCTACATCGCCATCACACAGCCATTCTCCTACGCCACACTGGTCACACCATGCCGCCTGCGCGTCTGCATTGGCCTCATCTGGCTCTACTCCGCCCTCATTTTCCTGCCCTCCTTCTTTGGCTGGGGGAAGCCCGGCTACCATGGGGACATATTTCGCTGGTGTGCAACCTCGTGGCAGACTGATCCGGGCTTTAGCTCGTTCATCGCGGCTATGCTGTATGCGCCGGCCGCCCTCACTGTGTGTTTCACCTATGGGAATATCTTCCGTATCTGCCGTCAGCACACCCGGGAGATCACCCAGCGCCATGCACGCTTCGGCCCCCAGGAGAGTGAAAGGGGCGAGCGTGGCGAAGGGTGCCCGGATAAACGCTATGCCATGGTGCTGTTCCGAATCACCAGTGTGTTCTACGTGCTCTGGATGCCCTACATCCTTTACTTCCTGCTGGAGAGCGCCGGACTCTACCGCCACCTGGTGGCCTCATTCCTCACCACATGGCTAGCCATCAGCAACAGCTTCTGCAACTGTCTCATCTATAGTCTCTCCAACAGCGTGTTCCGGAAGGGCCTGGGCCGCCTGTTCAGGCAACTCTGCTCCCCCTGTCAGGGACTGGGCTGCTGCATGGAGGGGAAGAAGGGTCCCGCTCTACCCAGGCCGCGCCCAGCCCCAGCCTGCCATGTGTAA